One window of Papaver somniferum cultivar HN1 chromosome 9, ASM357369v1, whole genome shotgun sequence genomic DNA carries:
- the LOC113312697 gene encoding uncharacterized protein LOC113312697: MYMLDMSRRNNGSTGPQDEGLGDVVRALNVVAQAMQQQVNLNQNAPPPPPPPNQRGSPDPLVVEDRIDKIEKIFTLLDVNGEDKFNLAVYKLGGEATRWWDMTRRSRNDGMFTWVEFRLAFLNKYFPQTARNQRMIEFMLLTQRNMTVAQYQAKFEELSHFAPHLVEHEELKAFKF, from the exons ATGTATATGCTT GACATGTCTCGTCGTAATAATGGTTCAACCGGCCCACAAGATGAGGGTTTAGGTGATGTTGTTCGTGCTTTGAATGTTGTTGCTCAAGCGATGCAGCAACAAGTGAATCTTAATCAGAATGCacctcctcctccaccaccacctaatcaaagg GGTAGTCCTGATCCACTAGTTGTTGAAGATAGGATAGATAAGATTGAGAAAATATTCACCCTATTAGACGTGAATGGTGAGGATAAGTTTAATCTTGCAGTTTATAAGCTTGGGGGTGAAGCCACTCGTTGGTGGGATATGACTCGTCGTTCTAGAAATGATGGCATGTTTACCTGGGTAGAATTTCGACTCGCTTTCCTAAATAAGTACTTTCCACAAACTGCGCGAAACCAACGCATGATCGAGTTTATGTTGTTGACCCAGAGAAATATGACAGTAGCGCAGTATCAAGCCAAGTTTGAAGAACTTTCTCATTTTGCTCCTCACTTGGTTGAGCATGAAGAGCTGAAGGCTTTTAAGTTTTAG